A stretch of the Streptomyces sp. NBC_00654 genome encodes the following:
- a CDS encoding MurT ligase domain-containing protein codes for MAGNTEPLSPRAKLAVTAGKAAAAVSRAAGRGSGSVIGGRVALKLDPDLLGRLAQHLDVILVSATNGKTTTTRLIAEALRAAGPVVSNALGANMPAGITSALAGGSDAKYGVIEVDEKYLAGVARDTTPKAIALLNLSRDQLDRAAETRMLAEHWREGLSGSKAVIIANADDPLIVWAASSSPNVVWVAAGQAWKDDAWSCPSCGGVMQRPGDDWFCGQCGFRRPAPSWALNGDYVLDPHGSAWPIHLQLPGRANKANATSSAAVAAVFGVPPQVALERMYQVQAVAGRYDVVSFQGRELRLLLAKNPAGWLETFSLIDPPPTPVILSVNARGADGTDTSWLWDVDYTQLAGHPIFVLGDRKLDLAVRLEVAGLDFRVCETLDEAVQLSPPGRIEVIANYTAFQDLRRRVGN; via the coding sequence ATGGCAGGCAACACGGAGCCGTTGTCGCCGCGGGCCAAGCTGGCCGTGACGGCGGGCAAGGCCGCGGCGGCGGTGTCGCGCGCCGCGGGGCGCGGCAGCGGATCGGTGATCGGCGGCCGGGTGGCGCTCAAGCTCGACCCCGACCTGCTGGGGCGGCTGGCGCAGCACCTGGACGTGATCCTCGTGTCGGCGACGAACGGCAAGACGACCACCACCCGGCTGATCGCCGAGGCACTGCGGGCCGCCGGGCCCGTCGTGTCGAACGCGCTGGGCGCGAACATGCCCGCGGGCATCACCTCGGCACTGGCCGGCGGCTCGGACGCGAAGTACGGCGTGATCGAGGTCGACGAGAAGTACCTCGCCGGTGTCGCGCGCGACACGACGCCCAAGGCGATCGCGCTGCTCAATCTCTCCCGCGACCAGCTGGACCGCGCGGCGGAGACCCGGATGCTCGCGGAGCACTGGCGCGAGGGGCTGTCCGGCTCGAAGGCCGTGATCATCGCCAACGCCGACGACCCGCTGATCGTGTGGGCGGCGTCCTCCTCCCCCAATGTGGTGTGGGTGGCGGCGGGCCAGGCGTGGAAGGACGACGCGTGGTCCTGCCCGTCCTGCGGCGGTGTGATGCAGCGCCCGGGGGACGACTGGTTCTGCGGGCAGTGCGGCTTCCGCCGCCCCGCCCCGAGCTGGGCGCTGAACGGCGACTACGTACTGGACCCGCACGGTTCGGCGTGGCCGATCCACCTCCAGCTGCCCGGCCGGGCGAACAAGGCGAACGCCACGAGCTCGGCCGCCGTCGCGGCCGTCTTCGGGGTGCCGCCGCAGGTCGCCCTGGAGCGCATGTACCAGGTGCAGGCCGTCGCGGGCCGCTACGACGTGGTCTCCTTCCAGGGCCGTGAGCTGCGGCTCCTGCTGGCGAAGAACCCGGCGGGCTGGCTGGAAACGTTCTCCCTGATCGATCCGCCGCCGACCCCGGTGATCCTCTCCGTCAATGCCCGGGGCGCGGACGGCACGGACACCTCATGGCTGTGGGACGTCGACTACACGCAGCTCGCCGGCCACCCGATCTTCGTGCTCGGCGACCGCAAGCTGGACCTCGCGGTCCGGCTCGAGGTCGCCGGTCTCGACTTCCGTGTCTGCGAGACCCTGGACGAGGCCGTCCAGCTGTCTCCGCCCGGCCGTATCGAGGTCATCGCCAACTACACCGCCTTCCAGGATCTGCGCCGTCGTGTCGGCAACTGA
- a CDS encoding type 1 glutamine amidotransferase gives MSNNGLRLVWVYPDLLSTYGDQGNALVVERRARQRGLDVQRVDVRSDQPVPTSGDIYLIGGGEDRPQRLAAERLRRDGGLSRAASNGAIIFSVCAGYQILGHEFVNDLGEREAGLGLLDVVSTRGEGARCVGDVLADIDPHLGLPPLTGFENHQGVTHLGPTARPFARVQFGRGNGTGDGTEGAYNDTVFGTYMHGPVMARNPLIADLLLKLALDVNALPPTDDRWYDALRSERIASATQPA, from the coding sequence ATGAGCAACAACGGTCTGCGTCTGGTCTGGGTCTACCCCGACCTGCTCAGCACGTACGGCGACCAGGGCAACGCCCTGGTCGTGGAGCGCCGGGCCCGGCAGCGCGGCCTGGACGTGCAGCGCGTCGACGTGCGCAGCGACCAGCCGGTCCCGACCTCCGGCGACATCTACCTGATCGGTGGCGGCGAGGACCGGCCGCAGCGGCTGGCCGCGGAGCGGCTGCGCCGGGACGGCGGGCTGAGCCGGGCCGCGTCCAACGGCGCGATCATCTTCTCGGTGTGCGCGGGCTACCAGATCCTGGGGCACGAGTTCGTCAACGACCTCGGTGAGCGCGAGGCCGGCCTCGGCCTGCTCGACGTGGTCTCCACCCGCGGCGAGGGCGCCCGGTGCGTCGGCGACGTACTGGCGGACATCGACCCGCATCTGGGGCTGCCGCCCCTGACCGGGTTCGAGAACCACCAGGGCGTCACCCATCTCGGCCCCACCGCACGGCCGTTCGCCCGGGTCCAGTTCGGCCGGGGCAACGGGACCGGGGACGGCACCGAGGGCGCGTACAACGACACCGTCTTCGGTACGTACATGCACGGTCCGGTGATGGCCCGCAATCCGCTGATCGCGGACCTGCTGCTGAAGCTGGCCCTCGATGTGAACGCGCTGCCGCCGACGGACGACCGCTGGTACGACGCGCTGCGCTCCGAGCGCATCGCTTCGGCGACGCAGCCCGCCTGA
- a CDS encoding 6-phosphofructokinase: protein MRIGVLTSGGDCPGLNAVIRSVVHRAVVDHGDEVIGFHDGWKGLLECDYRRLDLDAVGGILALGGTILGSSRVQPAHLRDGVERARGHVAELGLDAIIPIGGEGTLKAANLLSEAGLPIVGVPKTIDNDIASTDVTFGFDTAVGVATEALDRLKTTAESHQRVLIVEVMGRHTGWIALHSGMAAGAHAIVVPERPFDIDELTDVVGKRFSAGKKFAIVVVAEGAKPRAGSMEFEQGAKDIYGHERFAGVATQLSIELEQRLSKEARPVILGHVQRGGTPTAYDRVLATRFGWHAVEAAHRGEFGMMTALRGTDITMVPLAAAVETLKTVPAERYAEAECVL from the coding sequence ATGCGAATTGGTGTGCTCACCTCCGGCGGCGACTGCCCCGGCCTCAACGCAGTCATCCGTTCCGTCGTGCACCGCGCGGTGGTCGACCACGGCGACGAGGTCATCGGCTTCCACGACGGCTGGAAGGGACTGCTGGAGTGCGACTACCGCAGGCTCGATCTGGACGCGGTGGGCGGCATCCTGGCGCTCGGCGGCACCATCCTCGGCTCCTCCCGGGTCCAGCCCGCGCATCTGCGTGACGGTGTGGAGCGGGCCCGGGGCCATGTCGCCGAGCTCGGTCTGGACGCGATCATCCCGATCGGCGGCGAGGGCACGCTGAAGGCGGCCAATCTGCTCTCCGAGGCGGGGCTGCCGATCGTCGGGGTGCCGAAGACCATCGACAACGACATCGCCTCCACGGACGTGACCTTCGGTTTCGACACGGCCGTCGGGGTCGCCACCGAGGCGCTGGACCGGCTGAAGACCACCGCCGAGTCGCACCAGCGCGTGCTGATCGTCGAGGTCATGGGGCGGCACACCGGCTGGATCGCCCTTCACTCGGGCATGGCCGCCGGGGCGCACGCCATCGTCGTCCCCGAGCGCCCCTTCGACATCGACGAACTGACCGACGTGGTCGGGAAGCGCTTCTCGGCGGGCAAGAAGTTCGCGATCGTCGTGGTCGCCGAGGGCGCGAAGCCGCGCGCGGGCTCCATGGAGTTCGAACAGGGCGCCAAGGACATCTACGGTCACGAGCGCTTCGCCGGAGTGGCCACGCAGCTCTCCATCGAGCTGGAGCAGCGCCTCTCCAAGGAGGCCCGGCCGGTGATACTCGGCCATGTCCAGCGCGGCGGCACGCCCACCGCGTACGACCGCGTCCTCGCCACCCGCTTCGGCTGGCACGCGGTGGAGGCTGCGCACCGGGGCGAGTTCGGCATGATGACGGCGCTGCGCGGCACGGACATCACCATGGTGCCGCTGGCGGCCGCGGTGGAGACGCTGAAGACGGTTCCCGCCGAGCGCTACGCCGAGGCGGAGTGCGTGCTCTGA
- a CDS encoding cytochrome c oxidase assembly protein, translating into MDHSGHGMNMDLPPFTLGRGLEFSADPFFLTGCVLALALYGYAVVRLRRRGDGWPVNRIIFFVVGVLSIALVMCTKLNDYGMVMFSVHMVQHMVISMLSPILLLLGAPVTLALRALPVAGRGRTGPRELLLMLLHSRYMKIITHPVFTIPLFIASLYGLYFTPLFDFLMESKPGHIAMMVHFLAVGLVFFWPIMGVDPGPHRPGYVMRMLELFAGMPFHAFFGIALMMATTPMVETYQNPPASLGIEALSDQGWAGGIAWAFSEIPSVLVLIALVFQWYRSEQRVAKRADRAADRDGDQELAAYNAYLASLQARGR; encoded by the coding sequence ATGGATCACAGCGGGCACGGCATGAACATGGATCTGCCGCCGTTCACGCTGGGCCGTGGACTCGAATTCTCCGCGGACCCGTTCTTCCTGACCGGCTGCGTACTCGCCCTCGCCCTGTACGGATACGCCGTGGTGCGGCTGCGCAGGCGCGGCGACGGCTGGCCGGTCAACCGGATCATCTTCTTCGTCGTCGGAGTGCTGAGCATCGCCCTGGTGATGTGCACCAAGCTCAACGACTACGGCATGGTCATGTTCAGCGTGCATATGGTGCAGCACATGGTGATCAGCATGCTGTCGCCGATCCTGCTGCTGCTGGGCGCTCCGGTGACGCTGGCGCTGCGGGCACTGCCGGTGGCGGGACGGGGCCGTACCGGGCCGCGCGAACTGCTGCTCATGCTGCTGCACAGCCGGTACATGAAGATCATCACGCATCCGGTATTCACGATTCCGCTGTTCATCGCCAGCCTCTACGGGCTGTACTTCACCCCGCTCTTCGACTTCCTGATGGAATCCAAGCCCGGTCACATCGCGATGATGGTGCACTTCCTCGCCGTCGGCCTGGTGTTCTTCTGGCCGATCATGGGGGTCGACCCGGGTCCGCACCGGCCGGGTTATGTGATGCGGATGCTGGAGCTGTTCGCGGGCATGCCGTTCCACGCGTTCTTCGGTATCGCCCTGATGATGGCGACCACGCCCATGGTGGAGACCTACCAGAACCCGCCGGCCTCGCTGGGCATCGAGGCGCTGAGCGATCAGGGCTGGGCCGGCGGCATCGCGTGGGCGTTCAGCGAGATCCCCTCGGTCCTGGTGCTCATCGCGCTGGTCTTCCAGTGGTACCGCTCCGAGCAGCGGGTCGCCAAGCGTGCGGACCGGGCCGCCGACCGGGACGGCGACCAGGAGCTGGCGGCGTACAACGCGTATCTCGCGTCTTTGCAGGCACGCGGACGGTAG
- a CDS encoding 1-acyl-sn-glycerol-3-phosphate acyltransferase — protein MFYYVLKYAVLGPILRLLFRPRIEGLEHIPADGAAIVAGNHLSFSDHFLMPAILRRRITFLAKAEYFTGPGVKGRLTAAFFRSAGQIPVDRSGKDAGQAAIREGLGVLGKGELLGIYPEGTRSHDGRLYKGKVGVAVMAIKAQVPVIPCAMVGTFEIQPPGQVVPRIRRVTIRFGEPLDFSRYAGLEDRKAAIRAVTDEIMYAILGLSGQEYVDEYAAKVKAGQSAQPKRFPKLRR, from the coding sequence GTGTTCTATTACGTCCTGAAATATGCCGTGCTGGGGCCCATTCTGCGGCTGCTGTTCCGGCCGCGGATCGAGGGTCTGGAGCACATTCCGGCCGACGGCGCGGCCATCGTCGCGGGCAATCACCTGTCGTTCTCCGACCACTTCCTGATGCCGGCGATCCTCAGGCGTCGCATCACCTTCCTCGCGAAGGCCGAGTACTTCACCGGGCCGGGGGTGAAGGGCAGGCTGACCGCCGCGTTCTTCCGCAGCGCGGGGCAGATTCCGGTGGACCGGTCGGGCAAGGACGCCGGGCAGGCGGCGATCCGTGAGGGCCTGGGAGTGCTGGGCAAGGGGGAGCTGCTGGGGATCTACCCGGAGGGCACCCGCTCGCACGACGGCCGGCTGTACAAGGGCAAGGTCGGGGTCGCGGTGATGGCGATCAAGGCCCAGGTGCCGGTGATTCCGTGCGCGATGGTCGGGACGTTCGAGATCCAGCCGCCCGGTCAGGTCGTCCCCCGGATCAGGCGGGTCACGATCCGGTTCGGTGAGCCGCTGGACTTCTCGCGCTATGCGGGCCTGGAGGACCGGAAGGCGGCGATCCGGGCGGTCACCGACGAGATCATGTACGCGATCCTGGGCCTCTCGGGCCAGGAGTACGTCGACGAGTACGCGGCCAAGGTGAAGGCCGGGCAGTCGGCGCAGCCGAAAAGGTTCCCGAAACTGCGACGCTGA
- a CDS encoding NAD(P)-dependent oxidoreductase: MLGATGQIGRAAVRALAEDGWEVTAASLGGGRDERWADGIRTIRLDRNEEGALAAALGPGCDVLVDMVAFDAAHARQLTGLAGRIGSAVVISSGAVYEDERGRGFDTQGEPDGAPVYPVPIPEEQRTVAPGDTTYGTRKVELEDLLLAAGGELPVTLLRAGAIHGPYCRTPRELYFVKRVLDGRRRRVLAFGGRSVFHPVNAANVAELIRLAASRPGSRVLNAGDPQAPTVAEIGAAVDAVLGVETETVLMAGAPGADGVGDSPWSIEHPVVYDMSAAERELGYRPVTGYAESLPGTVEWLSAQLAGREWTDAFPKMARTYGPGLFDYAAEDAWLARYDAGTA, encoded by the coding sequence GTGCTCGGAGCGACGGGACAGATCGGGCGGGCCGCCGTACGGGCCCTGGCCGAGGACGGCTGGGAGGTGACCGCCGCCTCGCTCGGCGGAGGCCGTGACGAGCGGTGGGCGGACGGCATCCGGACCATACGCCTCGACCGGAACGAGGAGGGCGCGCTCGCGGCGGCGCTCGGCCCGGGGTGCGACGTCCTGGTGGACATGGTGGCGTTCGACGCGGCGCATGCCCGGCAGTTGACGGGGCTGGCCGGGCGGATCGGCTCGGCGGTCGTCATCTCCAGCGGTGCGGTGTACGAGGACGAGCGGGGACGCGGTTTCGACACCCAGGGGGAACCCGACGGCGCACCGGTCTATCCGGTGCCCATCCCGGAGGAACAGCGCACGGTGGCGCCCGGGGACACGACGTACGGGACGCGGAAGGTCGAGCTGGAGGATCTGCTGCTGGCGGCGGGCGGGGAGCTGCCCGTGACCCTGCTGCGGGCGGGCGCGATCCATGGACCGTACTGCCGGACCCCGCGCGAGCTGTATTTCGTGAAGCGGGTGCTGGACGGCCGCAGGCGCCGGGTGCTGGCGTTCGGCGGGAGGAGCGTCTTCCATCCGGTCAACGCCGCCAATGTGGCCGAGCTGATCCGGCTGGCCGCGTCGCGGCCGGGCTCACGCGTACTGAACGCCGGTGACCCGCAGGCCCCGACGGTCGCGGAGATCGGTGCGGCGGTCGACGCGGTGCTGGGCGTGGAGACGGAGACCGTGCTGATGGCGGGGGCGCCCGGTGCGGACGGGGTCGGGGACAGCCCGTGGAGCATCGAGCATCCGGTGGTGTACGACATGTCGGCGGCGGAGCGTGAGTTGGGCTACCGCCCCGTGACGGGCTACGCCGAGTCGCTTCCCGGGACGGTCGAGTGGCTGTCCGCGCAGCTGGCCGGGCGGGAGTGGACGGACGCCTTCCCCAAGATGGCCCGGACGTACGGCCCGGGGCTCTTCGACTACGCGGCGGAGGACGCCTGGCTGGCCCGGTACGACGCCGGGACGGCCTGA
- a CDS encoding alpha/beta hydrolase — MRRTAVLGSAGALIAGTLIAGAIAAPAATADGRHHSGGSEARGVRIAAERAASAGIDWTDCPADWAIARPIQCGWVTVPLDYAKPNGKKIKLAVDRHVSTGTKAERQGALLYNPGGPGGSGMAFPKRIVNKNPLWAKAAAAYDFVGFDPRGVGHSAPISCIDPQEFVKAPKADPVPDSEADKRAQRTLAAEYADGCAERSGDMLPHMTTPNTARDLDVIRAALGEKKLNFLGVSYGTYLGAVYGTLFPDHVRRMVVDSVVDPSKDNIWYQANLNQDIAFQTRWNDWKAWVAKNDAAYHIGDTPEKVEKAWLKLRAAAKKSPIGGVVGPAELISFFQNAPYYDSTWALVAQTWSDYLGGDTQALIDAAAPDMSDIAGNISSENGNAVYTAVECADAKWPTSWRKWDRDNTRLHKDYPFMTWANAWMNLPCATWSSKQQTPLNVKTGKGLPPVLIVQATRDAATPYQGAVELHKRFKGSRLITEKGAGSHGVTGLVNPCVNERVDTYLLTGKTDRRDVTCTPHATPKP; from the coding sequence TTGAGACGCACAGCAGTGCTCGGCTCGGCCGGCGCTCTGATCGCGGGCACGCTCATAGCGGGCGCGATCGCCGCACCCGCGGCCACTGCCGACGGACGCCACCACAGCGGCGGCTCCGAGGCGCGCGGCGTCAGGATCGCCGCGGAGCGGGCGGCCTCGGCCGGGATCGACTGGACGGACTGTCCGGCCGACTGGGCGATAGCCCGGCCCATCCAGTGCGGATGGGTGACCGTACCGCTCGACTACGCGAAGCCGAACGGCAAGAAGATCAAGCTCGCCGTCGACCGCCACGTCAGCACCGGCACGAAGGCGGAGCGCCAGGGAGCGCTCCTCTACAACCCCGGCGGCCCCGGTGGCTCCGGCATGGCGTTCCCGAAGCGGATCGTCAACAAGAACCCGCTGTGGGCCAAGGCCGCGGCGGCGTACGACTTCGTGGGCTTCGACCCGCGCGGTGTCGGTCACTCGGCGCCGATCTCCTGCATCGACCCGCAGGAGTTCGTGAAGGCCCCGAAGGCCGACCCGGTTCCCGACAGCGAGGCCGACAAGCGCGCCCAGCGCACGCTCGCCGCCGAGTACGCGGACGGCTGTGCCGAGCGCAGCGGCGACATGCTGCCGCACATGACCACCCCCAACACCGCACGCGACCTGGATGTCATCCGCGCCGCGCTCGGTGAGAAGAAGCTCAACTTCCTGGGCGTCTCCTACGGCACCTACCTCGGTGCGGTGTACGGCACGCTGTTCCCGGACCATGTGCGCCGCATGGTCGTCGACAGTGTGGTCGACCCGTCGAAGGACAACATCTGGTACCAGGCCAACCTGAACCAGGACATCGCCTTCCAGACCCGCTGGAACGACTGGAAGGCGTGGGTCGCCAAGAACGACGCCGCCTACCACATCGGCGACACGCCCGAGAAGGTCGAAAAGGCGTGGCTCAAGCTGCGCGCGGCCGCCAAGAAGAGCCCGATCGGTGGCGTCGTCGGACCCGCCGAGCTCATCAGCTTCTTCCAGAACGCGCCGTACTACGACTCCACCTGGGCGCTCGTCGCCCAGACCTGGAGCGACTACCTGGGCGGCGACACCCAGGCGCTGATCGACGCCGCTGCCCCCGACATGTCGGACATCGCGGGCAACATCTCCTCGGAGAACGGCAACGCCGTGTACACGGCCGTCGAGTGCGCGGACGCCAAGTGGCCCACCAGCTGGCGCAAGTGGGACCGCGACAACACCAGGCTGCACAAGGACTACCCGTTCATGACCTGGGCGAACGCCTGGATGAACCTGCCCTGCGCGACCTGGTCGTCCAAGCAGCAGACCCCGCTGAACGTCAAGACCGGCAAGGGTCTGCCGCCGGTCCTGATCGTGCAGGCCACGCGTGACGCCGCCACTCCGTACCAGGGCGCCGTCGAGCTGCACAAGCGGTTCAAGGGCTCGCGTCTCATCACCGAGAAGGGCGCCGGTTCGCACGGCGTCACCGGCCTGGTCAACCCCTGCGTCAACGAGCGGGTGGACACCTACCTGCTCACCGGGAAGACCGACCGGCGCGACGTGACGTGCACCCCGCACGCCACGCCCAAGCCGTAA
- a CDS encoding urease accessory protein UreD, translating to MSVRATARIVAVTDARGATVLPVLESGGPLALRRTRAVGGSGARVTVVGAMSAPLGGDRLTIEARVEAGARLTVDSAAATVALPGSGPDAEPAGYAVELAVGEGAELRWLPEQLISAYGSELHMETRVELAATARLVLREEQILGRHGEGTGTFATRLTVRRAGRPLLDQQLAYGPGAPGGWDGPAVLGGHRAVGQLLVVDPYFDAAPARPRLFGDTAALTPLAGPAALLTAVAADARLLRRVLDEALDDLLKELPSPRGA from the coding sequence GTGAGCGTGCGGGCGACGGCCCGGATCGTCGCCGTCACCGACGCCAGGGGCGCCACCGTGCTCCCCGTGCTGGAGAGCGGCGGGCCGCTCGCCCTGCGCCGCACCCGGGCCGTCGGTGGCTCCGGCGCCAGGGTCACCGTCGTCGGTGCGATGAGCGCGCCGTTGGGCGGGGACCGCCTCACCATCGAGGCGCGGGTCGAGGCCGGTGCCCGGCTGACGGTCGACTCGGCGGCTGCCACGGTCGCGCTTCCAGGATCCGGGCCGGACGCCGAACCCGCCGGATACGCAGTGGAGTTGGCCGTGGGGGAGGGGGCGGAACTGCGCTGGCTACCGGAACAGCTCATCTCCGCGTACGGCAGCGAGCTGCACATGGAGACCCGGGTCGAACTCGCCGCCACCGCACGGCTGGTGCTGCGCGAGGAGCAGATCCTCGGCCGCCACGGGGAGGGCACCGGAACGTTCGCCACCCGGCTCACCGTCCGCCGGGCGGGCCGCCCCCTGCTTGATCAGCAGCTGGCGTACGGTCCGGGGGCGCCCGGCGGCTGGGACGGTCCGGCCGTCCTGGGCGGCCACCGGGCGGTCGGCCAACTCCTCGTGGTGGACCCGTACTTCGACGCCGCCCCGGCCCGGCCGCGGCTCTTCGGCGACACCGCCGCGCTCACCCCGCTGGCCGGCCCCGCCGCACTGCTGACCGCTGTGGCCGCCGATGCCCGGCTGCTGCGACGCGTGCTGGACGAAGCGCTGGACGACCTGCTGAAAGAGCTGCCGTCGCCTCGTGGGGCGTGA
- the ureG gene encoding urease accessory protein UreG, producing MHLDHSHDGPAAVGADAARPDGTRRALRIGLGGPVGSGKTATVAALCRTLRGRLSIAVVTNDIYTREDAAFLLRNAVLPPERIQAVETGACPHTAIRDDISANLEAVEELEDSVGPLDLILVESGGDNLTATFSKGLVDAQVFVIDVAGGDDIPRKGGPGVTTADLLVINKTDLAPYVGSDLERMARDAAEQRGELPVVLTSLTSAEGVRPVADWVRAQLAAWTA from the coding sequence ATGCACCTCGACCACTCCCACGACGGACCCGCTGCCGTCGGCGCGGATGCCGCACGCCCCGACGGCACCCGCCGGGCCCTGCGGATCGGACTCGGCGGACCGGTCGGTTCGGGCAAGACCGCGACCGTCGCCGCGCTGTGCCGCACCCTGCGCGGCCGGCTCTCCATAGCCGTCGTCACCAATGACATCTACACCCGCGAGGACGCCGCCTTCCTCCTCCGCAACGCCGTGCTGCCCCCCGAGCGCATCCAGGCGGTGGAGACGGGGGCCTGCCCGCACACCGCCATCAGGGACGACATCTCCGCCAACCTCGAAGCGGTCGAGGAGCTGGAGGATTCGGTGGGCCCGCTCGATCTGATCCTCGTCGAGTCCGGTGGCGACAACCTCACCGCCACCTTCTCCAAGGGGCTGGTCGACGCCCAGGTCTTCGTCATCGACGTGGCGGGCGGCGACGACATCCCGCGCAAGGGCGGTCCCGGCGTCACCACCGCCGATCTGCTGGTCATCAACAAGACCGATCTCGCCCCGTACGTCGGCTCGGACCTGGAGCGGATGGCCCGGGACGCCGCCGAGCAGCGCGGTGAACTCCCCGTCGTCCTCACCTCCTTGACCTCCGCCGAGGGTGTCCGCCCGGTCGCGGACTGGGTACGGGCGCAGCTCGCCGCCTGGACCGCGTGA
- a CDS encoding urease accessory protein UreF, whose product MSRAALLVLADGRFPAGGHAHSGGAEPAVTAGRIRTADDLADFCRGRLHTTGLTAAALAAAAAHGLDPLALDEAADARTPSPALRATARRLGRQLMRAARATWPSAELAALAAARPRGAHQPVVLGLTARAAGIGPVDAAHCAAYETVSGPASAVVRLLSLDPFQATAVLARLAPELDRVADRAAAVARQGIDALPAASAPLLDIAAEAHAARPVRLFAS is encoded by the coding sequence ATGTCACGCGCAGCTCTGCTCGTCCTCGCCGACGGCCGGTTCCCGGCCGGAGGCCACGCCCACTCCGGCGGCGCCGAACCGGCCGTCACGGCAGGACGCATCCGTACCGCCGACGACCTCGCCGATTTCTGCCGGGGCCGGCTGCACACCACCGGACTCACCGCCGCGGCACTCGCCGCGGCGGCCGCCCACGGCCTCGACCCGCTCGCGCTCGACGAGGCCGCCGACGCCCGCACCCCGTCACCCGCGCTGCGCGCCACCGCGCGCCGACTCGGCCGACAGCTGATGCGGGCCGCCCGTGCCACCTGGCCGAGCGCGGAACTCGCCGCGCTCGCCGCCGCCCGGCCGCGCGGTGCCCACCAGCCCGTCGTCCTCGGCCTCACCGCCCGCGCCGCGGGAATCGGGCCCGTGGACGCCGCGCACTGCGCCGCGTACGAAACGGTCAGCGGGCCTGCCTCCGCGGTGGTCCGGCTGCTCTCCCTGGACCCCTTCCAGGCCACCGCCGTCCTCGCCCGGCTCGCCCCCGAACTCGACCGTGTCGCCGACCGGGCCGCCGCTGTCGCACGTCAGGGCATCGACGCCCTGCCCGCCGCCTCGGCCCCACTGCTCGACATCGCCGCCGAGGCACACGCGGCCCGGCCCGTCCGGCTGTTCGCCTCGTAA